From Schaalia sp. ZJ405, one genomic window encodes:
- a CDS encoding YhjD/YihY/BrkB family envelope integrity protein, producing MNSPTTQPQSRDSETVDDLGLYTTPEDCGLEAPRLTEALGAEGFPAKAAALGQWWAATRLARALTRYNQRNGTLLTGGMALTALTSLTAALTVAITIFMLVLGDNEQLRTAFFETIDSAVPNLLKTPTTPDGLVDPHALIMSNAVSVTGIVALAIMAWSAIGVVGQLGNSIRAMFSIGITPGNPVIKILMNALGALGLGVGLIASAGLGILVSFAGDWLLGLVGLAGSGFSAVILRILTEVISFGVYFFVTWLLIRVVSRVRVPKHDLYWGLAIIALISIVLRNLGTSVVGAVSGPLLATAATLITLVLWLNLQVRVVLTGCAWMANPPKAHAPATPRQVHFMETPNYVSLSAPHTLQWPHNAISGEVMPDELHEAAAIMLGDDH from the coding sequence ATGAACTCTCCCACGACGCAGCCTCAGTCTCGCGACAGTGAAACAGTCGATGACCTTGGTCTATACACAACGCCCGAGGATTGCGGACTCGAAGCCCCGCGCCTGACAGAGGCGTTGGGAGCCGAAGGGTTCCCCGCGAAAGCCGCGGCCCTTGGACAATGGTGGGCAGCGACGCGGCTTGCTCGTGCCCTGACTCGATACAACCAGCGGAACGGAACGCTGCTGACCGGCGGCATGGCATTGACCGCGCTGACCTCGCTGACAGCGGCGCTGACCGTGGCGATCACGATCTTCATGCTTGTCCTTGGCGATAACGAACAGCTGCGCACGGCATTCTTCGAGACAATCGATTCGGCGGTGCCGAACCTCTTGAAAACGCCGACGACGCCTGATGGTCTCGTTGATCCGCACGCCCTGATCATGTCGAATGCCGTGTCGGTGACCGGCATCGTCGCCTTAGCGATCATGGCATGGTCGGCAATCGGTGTTGTTGGACAGCTGGGGAACTCGATCCGCGCGATGTTTTCCATCGGGATCACCCCCGGAAATCCCGTTATCAAAATCCTCATGAATGCTCTGGGTGCTCTTGGCTTGGGAGTCGGACTGATCGCCAGCGCGGGTTTGGGTATTCTCGTGTCCTTTGCCGGAGACTGGTTGCTCGGCCTCGTTGGCCTTGCCGGATCGGGTTTTTCCGCGGTTATTCTGCGGATCCTCACCGAGGTGATTTCCTTCGGGGTGTATTTCTTTGTCACATGGTTGCTCATCCGCGTTGTCTCAAGGGTGCGTGTCCCCAAGCATGACCTGTATTGGGGACTGGCAATCATCGCTCTGATCTCCATCGTGTTGCGTAACCTCGGGACCAGCGTTGTTGGAGCGGTATCCGGTCCTCTTCTGGCAACCGCGGCAACCCTGATCACTCTGGTGCTGTGGCTTAATCTTCAAGTACGGGTGGTCCTTACCGGATGCGCGTGGATGGCCAACCCACCCAAAGCGCACGCGCCTGCGACCCCACGTCAGGTTCACTTCATGGAAACCCCAAACTATGTGTCCCTGTCGGCACCCCATACTCTTCAGTGGCCGCACAATGCGATTTCCGGTGAGGTCATGCCCGATGAGCTTCACGAGGCCGCAGCCATCATGCTCGGCGACGATCACTGA
- a CDS encoding exodeoxyribonuclease III gives MTLRISTVNLNGVRAASKRGLTSWLESHAPAVLLMQEVRADEAITRSLLPDAWDLRVVPSRIKGRAGVAVAVHQDRAEFVGDARLVLDNEESDVDSGRWLETLVRGVDTLTPIRVVSAYFHSGEKDTPKQEAKMAHLPRIAERMRVLLDEASGVSPVESIVCGDFNIVRSQRDIKNWKPNHNKRAGVLDEEIEFLNAWADAGWVDVVRKLAGDVQGPYSWWSWRGQAFVNDAGWRIDYQYATPGIGATASEFFIGRADSYDARFSDHAPVTVDYDWAR, from the coding sequence ATGACGCTACGAATTTCCACTGTGAATCTCAATGGGGTGCGTGCCGCCTCCAAACGCGGACTGACCTCGTGGCTTGAATCCCATGCCCCCGCGGTTCTCCTCATGCAGGAAGTGAGGGCAGATGAAGCAATCACGCGTTCGCTTCTGCCTGATGCGTGGGACCTTCGAGTTGTTCCGTCGAGGATCAAAGGCCGCGCAGGTGTGGCGGTTGCTGTTCATCAGGATCGTGCAGAATTCGTTGGTGATGCGCGCCTCGTCCTCGACAATGAGGAAAGTGACGTTGACTCGGGTCGATGGCTTGAAACACTGGTTCGAGGCGTTGATACTCTCACTCCCATTCGGGTTGTGTCCGCCTACTTCCATTCCGGTGAGAAAGACACACCCAAGCAGGAAGCGAAGATGGCTCACTTGCCGAGGATCGCTGAGCGTATGCGGGTGCTTCTGGACGAAGCCAGTGGCGTTTCCCCGGTTGAGAGCATTGTCTGCGGTGACTTCAACATCGTTCGATCTCAGCGTGACATCAAGAACTGGAAACCGAACCATAACAAGCGCGCCGGGGTTCTCGACGAAGAGATTGAGTTCCTCAACGCGTGGGCTGACGCCGGATGGGTCGATGTTGTTCGGAAGCTAGCAGGAGATGTCCAGGGGCCATACTCGTGGTGGTCGTGGCGAGGCCAAGCCTTCGTCAACGACGCAGGATGGCGTATTGACTACCAGTACGCCACCCCCGGGATTGGCGCCACTGCGAGCGAATTTTTCATTGGACGCGCCGACAGCTATGACGCGCGTTTCTCTGACCATGCTCCCGTGACCGTTGACTACGACTGGGCGCGTTGA
- the argB gene encoding acetylglutamate kinase, with the protein MTDTPSAMHEAIASLSAPRRAEVLVEALSWMRELRGSIVVIKYGGHAMTDPDAQLSFAADVQFLHQAGMFPVVVHGGGPQVSAMLTRLGIETPFVDGVRVTTPEAMEIVRMVLTGSVQRRLIGLLNRRDNLAIGISGEDGALLRAQRRRIGSDGSARDFGLVGDICGVDTGAVIDLLEAGRIPVISSIALDDEDPTQVLNINADAAASAIAAALHAPKLLMLTDVEGIYANYPDPSSLITKITVSHLRELGESISSGMIPKVDACVEAIAGGVGAVHIIDGRMPHSVLVELMTDEGNGTMVIPDPVLDEADTGDAAISLDTPR; encoded by the coding sequence ATGACTGACACGCCCTCGGCAATGCACGAAGCTATCGCCTCACTGAGCGCCCCACGGCGAGCAGAAGTCCTCGTTGAAGCACTCTCATGGATGCGGGAACTACGCGGATCCATCGTCGTCATCAAGTACGGCGGTCACGCGATGACCGATCCGGACGCTCAGCTCTCCTTTGCTGCCGATGTCCAATTCCTCCACCAGGCCGGGATGTTTCCCGTCGTCGTCCACGGAGGGGGACCCCAGGTGTCGGCGATGCTCACCCGCCTAGGGATTGAGACTCCCTTCGTTGACGGGGTGCGGGTGACCACCCCCGAAGCTATGGAGATTGTCCGGATGGTCCTCACGGGGTCCGTGCAGCGTCGACTCATTGGCTTACTCAACCGTCGCGACAACCTCGCCATCGGGATTTCCGGCGAGGACGGAGCTCTGCTGCGCGCCCAGCGGAGGCGAATTGGCAGCGACGGATCCGCCAGGGATTTTGGCCTTGTGGGTGATATCTGCGGGGTTGACACGGGAGCTGTCATTGATCTCCTGGAAGCCGGTCGTATCCCCGTGATTTCCTCAATCGCCTTGGATGATGAGGATCCCACGCAGGTCCTCAATATCAATGCTGACGCTGCTGCTTCGGCAATTGCGGCGGCGTTGCACGCGCCTAAGCTCCTGATGTTGACTGACGTTGAGGGAATCTACGCGAACTACCCCGACCCGTCGTCACTCATTACGAAGATCACGGTCTCGCACCTACGTGAACTCGGTGAGTCCATTTCTTCGGGAATGATCCCCAAGGTTGATGCCTGTGTGGAAGCAATCGCCGGGGGAGTGGGAGCTGTCCACATCATCGACGGACGGATGCCGCATTCGGTGCTTGTCGAACTGATGACTGACGAAGGAAATGGAACGATGGTCATTCCCGATCCTGTTCTCGACGAGGCCGATACGGGTGACGCCGCTATTTCGCTGGACACACCAAGGTAA
- the argF gene encoding ornithine carbamoyltransferase, translating to MTHPLHGCHFLRELDFTPAQWMSLIDLAAQLKDDKKNGCERQRLVGKNIALIFEKTSTRTRCSFEVAAADQGAHTTYLDPTGSQIGHKESVADTARVLGRMFDGIEYRGDDQAKVDTLAQLSGVPVWNGLTDDWHPTQMLCDSLTMREHAGKPLSDVSYAYVGDARFNMGRSLLVNGALIGADVRIVAPKQLWPDDECINAARTIAEQTGARMTLTESVAEGVAGVDFVHTDIWVSMGESADVWNERIALLRDYQVNASLMSTAGPQAKFMHCLPAYHDRNTVIGEQMYQATGMDGIEVTNEIFEGPASIVFDQAENRMHTIKAVMVATLGDFSDGK from the coding sequence ATGACCCACCCGCTTCACGGATGCCACTTTCTGCGCGAACTCGATTTCACTCCCGCGCAGTGGATGTCGCTCATTGACCTGGCGGCGCAGCTGAAAGACGACAAGAAAAACGGATGTGAAAGACAGCGTCTCGTGGGGAAGAACATCGCGCTGATTTTCGAGAAAACATCAACGAGGACGCGCTGCTCTTTCGAGGTGGCTGCCGCCGACCAGGGGGCGCATACGACCTACCTGGATCCGACCGGTTCGCAGATCGGACACAAGGAATCCGTGGCGGACACGGCGCGTGTTCTCGGACGGATGTTTGACGGCATTGAATACCGCGGTGACGACCAAGCGAAGGTTGACACGCTTGCTCAGCTCTCCGGCGTTCCCGTGTGGAATGGACTCACCGATGACTGGCATCCCACGCAGATGCTCTGTGATTCCCTGACGATGCGTGAACACGCGGGAAAGCCGCTGTCTGACGTGTCCTATGCCTATGTTGGTGATGCCCGATTCAATATGGGGCGATCCCTGTTGGTCAACGGGGCGCTCATCGGAGCGGACGTGCGAATCGTTGCCCCCAAGCAGCTGTGGCCCGATGACGAATGTATTAACGCCGCGCGGACGATCGCCGAGCAAACCGGGGCTCGTATGACCCTCACGGAATCTGTTGCCGAGGGCGTGGCCGGAGTTGACTTCGTCCACACCGACATCTGGGTGTCGATGGGGGAATCTGCGGATGTGTGGAACGAACGGATCGCACTGCTACGTGACTACCAAGTCAATGCGTCCCTGATGAGCACGGCTGGGCCGCAGGCGAAGTTCATGCACTGCCTGCCCGCCTACCATGACCGCAATACGGTGATCGGCGAGCAGATGTACCAGGCCACGGGGATGGACGGGATCGAAGTGACGAACGAGATCTTCGAGGGGCCTGCGTCCATTGTGTTCGATCAGGCGGAAAACCGGATGCACACGATCAAAGCCGTCATGGTGGCAACCCTGGGTGATTTCTCCGACGGCAAGTGA
- a CDS encoding bifunctional methylenetetrahydrofolate dehydrogenase/methenyltetrahydrofolate cyclohydrolase, protein MRAPWEGPAQVLDGQATAQAIKDELRERVTALRARGVVPGLGTVLVGQDPGSVAYVAGKHRDCAEVGIESIRVDLPESATQDEVEAAIDQLNADPACTGYIVQLPLPRGIDTNAVLERIDPAKDADGLHPMNLGRLVLRGNGPIDSPLPCTPRAVIELIERHGISLAGQDVCVVGRGVTVGRSIGLLLTRKEVNATVDVCHTGTRDLAEHVKRADVVVAAAGFAGLITKDMVKPGAVVLDVGVSRVQLENGKTRLMGDVADGVDQVASWLSPNPGGVGPMTRALLVTNVVEAAERSA, encoded by the coding sequence GTGAGGGCCCCCTGGGAGGGACCGGCGCAGGTCCTCGACGGTCAAGCCACCGCTCAAGCCATCAAAGATGAGCTGCGTGAACGTGTGACCGCGTTGCGCGCTCGCGGCGTTGTTCCCGGTTTGGGTACCGTTCTTGTTGGCCAAGACCCGGGGTCGGTTGCCTACGTTGCCGGTAAGCACCGAGACTGCGCGGAAGTGGGGATCGAATCAATCCGAGTTGATTTGCCTGAGAGTGCCACACAGGACGAGGTCGAAGCGGCTATTGACCAGCTCAATGCCGATCCCGCATGCACCGGCTACATCGTTCAGCTGCCGCTTCCGCGTGGCATCGACACGAATGCTGTGCTGGAACGCATTGACCCGGCGAAAGACGCAGACGGCTTGCATCCGATGAATCTTGGTCGCCTGGTCCTGCGAGGGAACGGGCCGATTGACTCACCGCTGCCGTGCACTCCGCGCGCCGTCATTGAACTCATTGAGCGTCACGGAATTTCCCTTGCGGGTCAGGACGTGTGCGTTGTTGGCCGCGGCGTCACCGTTGGTCGTTCGATTGGGCTGCTGCTCACTCGTAAGGAGGTCAATGCGACGGTTGACGTATGCCATACGGGAACCCGTGACCTCGCAGAGCATGTCAAACGTGCGGATGTCGTTGTTGCGGCGGCTGGTTTCGCTGGGCTCATCACGAAAGACATGGTGAAGCCGGGTGCAGTTGTCCTCGACGTCGGTGTTTCTCGCGTGCAGCTGGAGAACGGGAAGACGCGCCTCATGGGTGACGTTGCTGACGGCGTTGACCAGGTGGCTTCCTGGCTGTCACCCAACCCCGGAGGGGTTGGCCCGATGACGCGTGCGCTCCTTGTGACGAATGTTGTCGAGGCCGCTGAGCGAAGCGCCTGA
- the glyA gene encoding serine hydroxymethyltransferase, translating to MDSLNDMTLAQLDPEIQSILDSELDRQRHTLEMIASENFVPRAVLQAQGSVLTNKYAEGYPGRRYYGGCEFVDVAESLAIERAQQVFGADYVNVQPHAGAQANAAALMAMADVGDTILGLSLAHGGHLTHGMRINFSGKNYNAVAYEVSRETMRIEPEQVREAALKERPKVIIAGWSAYPRHLDFQAFREIADEVGAALWVDMAHFAGLVAAGLHPSPVPHADIVTTTVHKTLGGPRSGMILSSRGEQWGKKINSAVFPGQQGGPLMHVIAAKAIAMKVAQTEEFKERQRRTLEGAQILAERLGADDAKKAGVKLVTGGTDVHLVLVDLVDSKLDGQQAEDLLHDVGITVNRNAVPFDPRPPKVTSGLRIGTPALATRGFDAEDFREVADIIGTTLVQGADGGSVDVEGLRARVRALTDRHPLYAGLEQ from the coding sequence GTGGATTCCCTCAATGACATGACTCTGGCGCAGCTCGATCCGGAAATTCAATCCATCCTGGATTCTGAGCTTGACCGTCAACGCCACACCCTGGAAATGATTGCGTCGGAGAACTTCGTTCCCCGTGCGGTCCTTCAAGCACAGGGGTCGGTCCTGACAAATAAGTACGCTGAAGGCTACCCTGGGCGCCGCTACTACGGTGGCTGCGAATTCGTTGACGTTGCAGAGAGCCTGGCGATTGAACGCGCTCAGCAGGTGTTCGGCGCGGACTATGTGAACGTCCAGCCTCATGCCGGTGCTCAGGCAAACGCCGCAGCCCTCATGGCTATGGCAGATGTGGGTGACACCATTCTTGGCTTGTCGCTGGCCCACGGTGGTCACCTGACCCACGGTATGCGGATCAACTTCTCCGGAAAGAACTACAACGCCGTCGCCTACGAGGTGTCGCGCGAGACCATGAGAATCGAACCCGAGCAGGTCCGGGAGGCTGCTCTCAAGGAACGCCCGAAAGTCATCATCGCCGGATGGTCCGCCTACCCCCGTCACCTGGACTTCCAGGCATTCCGCGAGATTGCTGACGAGGTCGGTGCTGCCCTGTGGGTCGACATGGCGCACTTCGCGGGACTTGTTGCTGCCGGACTACACCCCAGTCCCGTCCCTCACGCCGATATCGTGACGACCACCGTCCACAAAACCCTCGGCGGCCCGCGCTCGGGCATGATTCTGTCCTCGCGTGGCGAGCAGTGGGGCAAGAAGATCAACTCCGCAGTGTTCCCCGGACAGCAGGGCGGCCCCCTGATGCACGTCATCGCCGCGAAAGCCATCGCAATGAAGGTCGCTCAGACGGAGGAATTCAAGGAGCGTCAGCGCCGCACACTCGAAGGCGCGCAAATCCTCGCCGAACGCCTCGGAGCGGATGACGCGAAGAAAGCCGGTGTCAAACTCGTTACCGGTGGAACAGATGTCCACCTCGTCCTCGTTGACCTTGTGGACTCCAAGCTTGACGGACAGCAAGCAGAAGATCTCCTCCACGACGTTGGCATCACCGTTAACCGCAACGCCGTTCCCTTTGACCCGCGTCCCCCGAAAGTCACGTCGGGTCTGCGCATTGGAACCCCGGCTCTGGCCACCCGCGGCTTCGATGCGGAAGATTTCCGCGAAGTTGCCGACATCATCGGCACAACCCTTGTTCAGGGAGCCGACGGTGGGAGCGTTGATGTCGAGGGCTTGCGTGCTCGCGTGCGTGCCCTCACGGATCGTCACCCCCTGTACGCAGGACTTGAGCAGTGA
- the purU gene encoding formyltetrahydrofolate deformylase, whose protein sequence is MAVDVVTSKKLVITLSCPDQPGIVHAVTGVIGEVGGNIIQSQQFGDPDTGLFFMRVEVDSPAGRDPVEEGLGKVAERFGATWNIDLLGRPLRTIIMVSREGHCLTDLLYRQRSQGLPIDVVAVVGNHPDLAPVAQFYGVPFLNIPVTKDTKDEAERQLLDLVRSENVELVVLARYMQILSDKVCREMKGRVINIHHSFLPSFKGARPYAQAHDRGVKLIGATAHYVTADLDEGPIIEQDVTRVTHADSTPDMVALGQDVERRVLAQAVRWHVERRVLMDGTRTVVFSK, encoded by the coding sequence ATGGCTGTAGATGTTGTGACCTCGAAGAAACTTGTCATCACCCTGTCATGCCCGGATCAGCCGGGCATTGTTCACGCTGTCACGGGCGTTATCGGTGAAGTTGGTGGCAACATCATTCAGTCTCAACAATTCGGCGATCCGGATACGGGTCTGTTCTTCATGCGAGTCGAGGTTGACTCACCGGCCGGGCGCGACCCCGTCGAAGAGGGGCTGGGGAAGGTCGCTGAGCGCTTTGGTGCAACATGGAACATTGATCTGCTTGGACGCCCCCTGCGCACCATCATCATGGTGTCTCGTGAAGGTCATTGCCTGACGGATTTGCTGTACCGTCAGCGTTCGCAGGGGCTTCCGATTGATGTTGTTGCTGTGGTGGGCAATCATCCAGACTTGGCTCCCGTTGCCCAGTTCTACGGCGTTCCCTTCCTCAACATTCCGGTAACGAAGGACACGAAGGACGAGGCGGAGCGCCAGCTCCTCGACCTCGTGCGTTCTGAAAATGTTGAGCTCGTCGTCCTCGCCCGCTACATGCAGATCCTTTCCGACAAGGTCTGTCGCGAAATGAAGGGACGGGTGATCAACATCCATCACTCTTTCCTTCCGTCCTTTAAGGGGGCGCGCCCCTACGCCCAGGCCCACGACCGCGGAGTCAAACTCATCGGGGCAACCGCCCACTATGTCACCGCTGATCTTGACGAGGGGCCGATTATTGAACAGGACGTCACCCGCGTAACCCACGCCGATTCAACCCCCGATATGGTGGCTCTTGGGCAGGATGTTGAGCGTCGAGTTCTCGCCCAGGCGGTACGTTGGCACGTTGAGCGTCGCGTCCTCATGGACGGCACTCGCACGGTCGTCTTCTCCAAGTAG
- a CDS encoding sugar-binding transcriptional regulator: protein MEGDREMLALRAAQLYYYENLTQGAIAERMHCTRWTVGRLLEEAREAGIVRITIAHPQARVRSLEKRFLDAFDITDAIIVREQDSVGATKRLVAQASADFITAIRPRPQSIGVAWGRTITQVSHAMPDDWASGVDIYQTYGGLVRSNDDEVADSIGLMARKARGIGHMLPAPAIVTDAELGRRLRREPSVAKTLTAGPKSDLLLYSPGVLENESVLVRSGFLSPAGMDKLRNMGAATDLFSHFVDREGNPVSQELEARTIGVSLDAVRRAKRKMLVGSGPQKVLPMWIALSIGLASIVVADEVTAEAILSQTP, encoded by the coding sequence GTGGAAGGCGATCGCGAGATGCTTGCGCTGCGTGCTGCGCAGCTCTACTACTACGAAAATCTCACGCAGGGGGCTATCGCAGAGCGCATGCACTGCACCCGGTGGACTGTTGGGCGTCTCCTGGAGGAAGCCCGCGAAGCCGGCATCGTGCGCATCACGATTGCCCACCCTCAGGCCCGCGTGCGTTCCCTGGAGAAGCGTTTCCTTGACGCATTCGACATCACCGATGCCATCATTGTCCGCGAGCAGGATTCGGTGGGTGCAACGAAACGTCTTGTCGCGCAGGCCAGCGCTGACTTCATTACCGCGATCCGCCCGCGTCCGCAGTCCATAGGGGTTGCGTGGGGTCGGACGATTACTCAGGTGTCACACGCGATGCCGGACGACTGGGCTTCGGGTGTTGACATCTATCAGACATATGGTGGTTTGGTCCGCTCCAACGATGACGAGGTTGCTGATTCTATTGGCCTCATGGCACGCAAAGCTCGCGGCATCGGCCATATGCTTCCCGCCCCCGCAATTGTGACGGACGCGGAGCTCGGCCGCAGGTTGCGCCGGGAGCCGTCGGTGGCGAAGACCCTGACAGCTGGGCCGAAATCTGATCTCCTCCTCTACTCTCCGGGTGTCTTAGAGAACGAGTCCGTGCTTGTGCGCTCGGGTTTTCTCTCTCCTGCGGGAATGGACAAACTGCGGAACATGGGAGCGGCGACTGACCTGTTCTCCCACTTCGTCGATAGGGAAGGCAACCCGGTGTCGCAGGAGCTGGAAGCTCGGACAATCGGGGTGTCCCTTGATGCTGTTCGTCGGGCGAAGCGCAAGATGCTTGTCGGATCGGGTCCGCAAAAGGTTCTCCCCATGTGGATTGCCCTGTCGATTGGGCTTGCGTCGATTGTTGTGGCCGATGAGGTCACTGCCGAGGCGATCCTGTCTCAGACGCCCTGA
- a CDS encoding ribulokinase, producing MVNDDQTYVIGLDFGTLSVRAAVVRVSDGELVADAVSEYATPIMDRTLTAGDGRALPPEFALQVPGDYLVALARVVPEALKNAGIPADQVIGMGLDCTSASVVITDAQGSPMCENPKYVNEPQAYLKLWKHHGAQEQTDRIVALAKERAEKWLSRYGGILSSEMLMPKALELFQTAPELYTETAEILDIVDWLTWQLSGTLVYAAGDSGYKRMYQDGTYPSREYLRELAPGFENIFEEKMSHPIVPLGSKVGGLTKEWAEVFGLPEGIAIAAGNIDAHVQCVSVGAVKPGQLTGILGTSTCWILPSTTLEEVPGVFGVVDGGVCEGAWAYEAGQSAVGDSFAWFIDNCVPQEYFDEAKKQGVSIHRILGGLAEKQEVGEHGLVALDWWNGNRSTLVDSRLSGLIVGQTLTSRPEDQYRALLESTAFGARVIIENFEEHGVPVDEIFIAGGLIKDAFLMQIYADVTKRTLRIARTGQAGAHGSAIFAAVAAGEYADVPEAAQSMAGVSQTVYTPNAHASERYDRLYAQYKALYDLFGQGDMMHELRQLRTEGIESHR from the coding sequence ATGGTCAACGACGATCAGACGTACGTCATTGGTCTGGATTTTGGAACTCTGTCCGTTCGTGCCGCCGTTGTTCGCGTCAGCGATGGCGAGTTGGTGGCCGATGCGGTGAGTGAATATGCGACGCCGATTATGGATCGGACCCTGACTGCGGGGGATGGGCGCGCACTGCCCCCGGAGTTTGCCCTGCAAGTTCCCGGAGACTACCTGGTTGCTCTCGCACGTGTTGTCCCCGAGGCATTGAAGAATGCGGGTATCCCGGCTGATCAGGTCATCGGCATGGGGTTGGACTGCACATCCGCGTCGGTTGTCATCACGGATGCTCAGGGTTCACCAATGTGTGAAAACCCGAAGTATGTCAACGAACCTCAGGCATACCTCAAACTCTGGAAGCATCACGGAGCTCAGGAACAGACCGACCGGATCGTTGCGCTGGCAAAAGAACGCGCAGAGAAATGGCTTTCTCGTTACGGTGGGATTCTTTCCTCCGAAATGCTCATGCCAAAGGCCCTTGAACTTTTTCAGACGGCCCCTGAACTCTACACCGAAACCGCTGAGATCCTCGACATCGTTGACTGGTTGACATGGCAACTGTCGGGAACGCTCGTGTATGCGGCGGGGGACTCTGGCTACAAGCGGATGTATCAGGACGGGACCTATCCTTCCCGCGAGTATCTCAGGGAGCTTGCGCCCGGTTTTGAGAACATCTTCGAGGAGAAGATGAGTCACCCGATCGTTCCGCTCGGCTCAAAGGTTGGTGGATTGACAAAGGAATGGGCTGAGGTCTTTGGCCTTCCCGAGGGCATCGCCATCGCCGCCGGCAACATTGATGCCCATGTTCAGTGCGTGTCGGTTGGAGCAGTCAAGCCCGGCCAACTCACGGGTATTCTCGGAACCTCAACGTGCTGGATTCTTCCGTCGACCACCCTCGAAGAAGTTCCGGGTGTTTTCGGTGTTGTTGATGGTGGCGTCTGTGAGGGTGCGTGGGCGTACGAGGCAGGTCAGAGCGCCGTCGGTGATTCCTTCGCCTGGTTCATTGACAACTGCGTTCCACAGGAGTACTTCGACGAGGCCAAGAAACAGGGAGTGTCCATTCACCGGATCCTCGGCGGTCTTGCTGAGAAACAGGAGGTTGGTGAGCACGGGCTGGTTGCCCTCGACTGGTGGAACGGTAACCGTTCGACACTGGTGGATTCACGTCTCAGCGGTCTCATTGTGGGTCAGACGCTGACGAGCCGACCCGAGGATCAGTACCGTGCGCTGCTGGAATCCACGGCCTTCGGGGCGCGCGTGATCATTGAGAACTTCGAGGAACACGGAGTGCCGGTTGATGAGATCTTTATTGCGGGTGGCCTCATTAAGGACGCATTCCTCATGCAGATTTATGCGGATGTCACCAAGCGTACGTTGAGGATCGCGCGAACAGGGCAGGCCGGTGCTCACGGGAGCGCGATCTTTGCGGCTGTGGCTGCGGGAGAGTATGCGGATGTTCCCGAGGCTGCTCAGTCAATGGCCGGAGTTTCTCAGACGGTGTACACCCCGAATGCTCACGCGAGCGAGCGTTACGACCGTCTCTACGCGCAGTACAAGGCGCTTTACGATCTCTTCGGTCAGGGTGACATGATGCATGAGCTTCGTCAGTTGCGTACGGAGGGAATTGAATCTCACCGCTAA